ATCGGCATAAAATATGATATTATTCTATTAAAGATGACATGCATTTATACATGAGGGGGATATTCCGTTTATGAAAGACGAAAAAGTATATGATATTACGATAATTGGTGGAGGACCAATTGGTTTATTCACTGCTTTTTATGGTGGAATGCGACAAGCTAGTGTAAAAATCATAGAAAGCCTTCCACAGCTTGGTGGTCAATTATCTGCACTTTACCCTGAAAAATACATATATGATGTAGCTGGTTTCCCAAAAGTACGCGCTCAAGAGTTAATTGATAACTTAAAAGAGCAAATGAAAAAATTTAATCCTACCGTATGTTTAGAGCAGTCAGTTCAAACGATTACTAAAGGTGAAGACGGAGTATTCCATTTAGTTTGTAATGATGGTTTTGAGCATTATACAAAAGCTATTATCATCACTGCAGGTAATGGTGCATTCCAACCACGTAAACTTGAAATCGCTGGTTCTGAAAAATTTGAAAAAGCAAACCTACATTACTTCGTAGATGATATGAATAAATTTGCTGGTAAACGAGTTGTTGTTTTCGGTGGCGGAGATTCTGCTGTAGACTGGTCATTAATGCTTGAACCAATCACTGAAAAAGTAACATTAGTTCACCGTCGTGATAAATTTAGAGCTCATGAGCATAGCGTTGAAAACTTAATGAACTCTAAAGTAGAAGTAACAACTCCTTGGGTTCCTGTTGGAATCGTTGGTGAAAAGCGTATTGAAAAAGTTGTACTTCAAAATGCAAAAACTGAAGAGCGCATTGAAATTGAAATTGATGATGTGATCGTTAACTATGGTTTTGTTTCGTCTTTAGGACCAATTAAAAACTGGGGCCTAAACATTGAAAAGAATAACATTGTTGTTAACTCACGCATGGAAACAAATATTCCAGGTATTTATGCTGCTGGCG
This genomic interval from Gottfriedia acidiceleris contains the following:
- a CDS encoding NAD(P)/FAD-dependent oxidoreductase, giving the protein MKDEKVYDITIIGGGPIGLFTAFYGGMRQASVKIIESLPQLGGQLSALYPEKYIYDVAGFPKVRAQELIDNLKEQMKKFNPTVCLEQSVQTITKGEDGVFHLVCNDGFEHYTKAIIITAGNGAFQPRKLEIAGSEKFEKANLHYFVDDMNKFAGKRVVVFGGGDSAVDWSLMLEPITEKVTLVHRRDKFRAHEHSVENLMNSKVEVTTPWVPVGIVGEKRIEKVVLQNAKTEERIEIEIDDVIVNYGFVSSLGPIKNWGLNIEKNNIVVNSRMETNIPGIYAAGDICTYDGKVKLIASGFGEAPTAINHAKTYIDPTAKVQPGHSSSMF